One window of Brevibacterium pigmentatum genomic DNA carries:
- a CDS encoding class I adenylate-forming enzyme family protein — MKLGTMLDTTVLRNPDKEALVYEDQRFTYAELRHRALKAAQVLSDNGIRPGDAVGIMTVNVPGFVFAAFGAWYLGATVVPVNHKFQPPEVKYTLEHSGAKLGIVSTELAEVARAGAPDITWLETEPSAPGSFDVQLDAATEADPGDFTDEQVAQILYTSGTTSSPKGCVHSHRNIFQVGTLINLNMDYRDDDRYLICMPIWHSAPLNIALIPTIQMGGTVVLQRAYHPVDSMQIIAAEQITTFFGPTVAYVAPIMTAKKLGLDFADYDFSSIRRWNYGGAPIDRSTAAMLIEAYGTNQFYNLFGMSEMGPTGCLLGPEDQLRKAGSVGRHAMVGNAMRVVTADGAEAGPGETGEIWFAGDTRMREYLRNPQATEAAFEGEWYKTGDLARLDEDGYLYIVDRSKDVIIVGGENVFSLEVEEAVITHERVADVAVVAKPDPQWGEQVVAFITTTDGEDFGVEDLRDHLADKLARYKLPREVLTVDELPRNPSGKLLKHKLRSEVAAG, encoded by the coding sequence ATGAAGCTCGGAACCATGCTCGACACCACCGTCCTGCGGAACCCGGACAAGGAAGCCCTGGTCTATGAGGATCAGCGCTTCACCTACGCCGAGCTGCGGCACCGGGCGCTCAAGGCGGCGCAGGTGCTCAGCGACAACGGAATCCGGCCCGGCGACGCCGTGGGCATCATGACGGTGAATGTCCCGGGGTTCGTCTTCGCAGCTTTCGGCGCGTGGTACCTCGGTGCGACCGTCGTACCGGTCAATCACAAGTTCCAGCCCCCAGAGGTCAAGTACACGCTCGAGCATTCGGGAGCGAAGCTCGGCATCGTCAGCACCGAGCTCGCCGAAGTCGCTCGCGCCGGGGCACCGGACATCACCTGGCTGGAGACAGAACCCAGCGCCCCGGGCAGCTTCGATGTCCAGCTCGATGCCGCGACCGAGGCCGACCCCGGGGACTTCACCGATGAACAGGTCGCGCAGATCCTCTACACCTCCGGCACGACGAGCTCGCCGAAGGGATGCGTGCATTCGCACCGCAATATCTTCCAAGTCGGCACTCTCATCAACCTCAACATGGATTACCGCGACGACGACCGGTACCTCATCTGCATGCCGATCTGGCATTCGGCGCCGCTGAACATCGCCCTCATCCCCACCATCCAGATGGGTGGAACGGTCGTCCTCCAGCGGGCGTACCACCCGGTGGACTCGATGCAGATCATCGCGGCGGAACAGATCACGACGTTCTTCGGACCCACCGTCGCCTATGTCGCGCCGATCATGACCGCGAAGAAGCTCGGCCTCGACTTCGCCGACTATGACTTCTCATCCATCCGGCGGTGGAACTACGGCGGCGCCCCGATCGACCGTTCGACGGCCGCGATGCTCATCGAGGCCTACGGCACGAACCAGTTCTACAACCTCTTCGGAATGTCCGAGATGGGTCCGACCGGATGTCTTCTCGGACCTGAGGACCAGCTCCGCAAGGCCGGGTCCGTCGGCAGGCATGCCATGGTCGGCAACGCCATGCGCGTGGTCACGGCCGACGGTGCCGAGGCAGGTCCCGGGGAGACCGGCGAGATCTGGTTCGCCGGTGACACCCGGATGCGCGAATACCTCCGCAATCCCCAAGCCACCGAGGCGGCCTTCGAGGGCGAGTGGTACAAGACCGGTGATCTCGCACGGCTCGACGAGGACGGGTATCTCTATATCGTCGACCGCTCGAAGGACGTCATCATCGTCGGCGGCGAGAATGTATTCTCCCTCGAGGTCGAGGAGGCCGTCATCACTCACGAGCGGGTCGCCGACGTCGCGGTGGTGGCGAAGCCGGATCCGCAGTGGGGCGAGCAGGTCGTCGCCTTCATCACGACCACCGATGGTGAGGACTTCGGTGTCGAAGACCTGCGCGACCACCTGGCCGACAAGCTCGCCCGCTACAAGCTGCCGCGCGAAGTACTGACCGTCGATGAACTGCCGCGCAACCCCTCAGGCAAGCTGCTCAAGCACAAGCTGCGCAGCGAGGTGGCTGCCGGCTGA
- a CDS encoding ABC transporter permease, translating to MNPLREIRTNPRQFFPSVLVVFIAALFGTAIMQGVAILTAWLSSEKMIAESETAQNFLSMVGITFFLIALFVSAMVIANTFSIIVAGRSRQLALLRLIGASSKRLRRAASVEGLIISVTAAVLAFAASTGLAKAAQNYLGNAITEEVALLTPTMVVPALATIIVTWLSAYLGARRITGISPIEATSQAVESRPEDVRASLGGLTASLILLSMGLTFLVNSVIGAADHRISLMSVVLTAFGSSLTFLGVVIGHPWILPPVQAAIGWLVGRTAVSRLAASTIARHPTRNARTVIGLVIGITLIVMFATAMTTFRDQLLRYARSLGEEGWGGLEDALATVIDKSMLFAFALILFSVIIAVIGVANTLMLSVRQRTQEIGLLMALGQTPKRVRRMITAEGLQLSLTACLVAVPLGIGFGWVGALTLLSPLLGLFAPSVPWVVVIAVVAGTLVAVFVASREPARAATSISPVEALEAV from the coding sequence ATGAACCCGCTGCGCGAAATCAGAACCAACCCGCGGCAGTTCTTCCCCAGCGTCCTCGTCGTCTTCATCGCCGCCCTCTTCGGCACCGCGATCATGCAGGGCGTCGCGATTCTCACGGCATGGCTGTCGTCGGAGAAGATGATCGCCGAATCCGAGACAGCACAGAACTTCCTCTCGATGGTCGGAATCACCTTCTTCCTCATCGCCCTCTTCGTCTCCGCGATGGTCATCGCGAACACGTTCTCGATCATCGTCGCCGGCCGCAGCCGCCAACTGGCTCTGCTGCGCCTCATCGGGGCGTCGTCGAAACGGCTGCGCAGGGCCGCCTCGGTGGAGGGGCTGATCATCTCCGTCACCGCCGCGGTGCTCGCCTTCGCAGCGTCGACCGGGCTGGCGAAAGCGGCCCAGAATTACCTGGGCAACGCCATCACCGAGGAGGTCGCTCTCCTCACCCCGACCATGGTCGTTCCCGCGCTCGCCACCATCATCGTGACCTGGCTGTCGGCGTACTTGGGCGCGCGCCGCATCACGGGGATCTCTCCGATCGAGGCGACCTCGCAGGCGGTCGAAAGCCGCCCCGAGGATGTCCGTGCCTCACTCGGGGGACTCACGGCCTCGCTGATTCTGCTGTCCATGGGCCTGACGTTCCTCGTCAATTCCGTGATCGGAGCCGCCGACCATCGGATCAGCCTGATGAGCGTGGTGCTCACTGCGTTCGGGTCGAGTCTGACGTTCCTCGGTGTCGTCATCGGTCATCCGTGGATCCTGCCTCCGGTGCAGGCGGCGATCGGCTGGCTGGTCGGACGCACCGCGGTGTCCCGGCTGGCCGCATCGACGATCGCCCGCCATCCCACCCGGAACGCGCGCACGGTCATCGGGCTCGTCATCGGCATCACGCTCATCGTCATGTTCGCCACCGCCATGACCACCTTCCGCGATCAGCTGCTGCGGTATGCGCGCTCCCTCGGTGAAGAGGGGTGGGGCGGTCTCGAGGACGCGCTGGCCACCGTCATCGACAAGTCGATGCTGTTCGCCTTCGCCCTCATCCTCTTCTCCGTGATCATCGCCGTCATCGGCGTCGCGAACACGCTCATGCTCTCCGTGCGGCAGCGCACTCAGGAGATCGGCCTGCTCATGGCACTGGGCCAAACCCCGAAGCGCGTGCGGCGGATGATCACGGCCGAAGGCCTGCAGCTGAGCCTGACCGCGTGCCTGGTTGCCGTGCCGCTGGGTATCGGCTTCGGCTGGGTCGGCGCGCTTACCCTGCTCTCGCCCCTGCTCGGACTCTTCGCGCCGAGCGTGCCCTGGGTAGTCGTCATCGCCGTCGTCGCAGGCACCCTCGTCGCCGTGTTCGTTGCCAGCCGCGAACCCGCCCGCGCTGCCACATCGATCAGCCCAGTCGAGGCGCTCGAAGCCGTGTGA
- a CDS encoding TetR/AcrR family transcriptional regulator, translating into MAYRETQRTRANAEARRAGIERAARHVIARGGFASASVAAVAVEADCSAGSIYTYFSSRDELLRLVFAQAAGHELDVIAGTVAEAATAAEVAESTVEVFVRRAVAGRRLAHALLLEEVPEPVQSERLRLRRGYVAAIGAALDQVGGTQLPAEVVARSIVGSVGENLVDILDPAAPNPSPTEIETLIRALTTFTRSALGEP; encoded by the coding sequence ATGGCGTATCGCGAAACCCAGCGCACTCGGGCCAATGCCGAAGCGCGTCGGGCGGGCATCGAACGTGCCGCTCGACATGTCATTGCCCGCGGAGGATTCGCCTCGGCGAGTGTGGCCGCGGTTGCCGTCGAGGCCGATTGCAGTGCTGGGTCGATCTACACGTACTTCAGCAGCCGAGACGAGCTGCTGCGGCTGGTCTTCGCCCAAGCCGCCGGTCACGAGTTGGACGTCATCGCCGGCACCGTCGCCGAAGCAGCCACTGCCGCTGAGGTCGCGGAGTCGACCGTCGAAGTCTTCGTCCGTCGCGCCGTGGCCGGCCGCAGGCTCGCCCACGCTCTGCTGCTCGAAGAGGTTCCCGAGCCTGTGCAGAGCGAACGGCTGCGGCTGCGCCGCGGATATGTCGCCGCCATCGGGGCAGCCCTTGACCAGGTGGGCGGCACGCAGCTCCCCGCCGAGGTGGTCGCCCGTTCGATCGTCGGAAGCGTCGGAGAGAACCTCGTCGACATCCTCGACCCGGCGGCCCCGAATCCGAGCCCGACGGAGATCGAGACTCTCATCAGGGCACTGACCACGTTCACCCGATCCGCTTTAGGAGAACCATGA